The Streptomyces pactum genome contains a region encoding:
- the pcaB gene encoding 3-carboxy-cis,cis-muconate cycloisomerase — translation MTSAPEAPGTGLLAPGWAGSPAADATDDRAWLRALLDAESALTRAQAGLGLAPAEAASAVTEAADPARFDVRSLAERARDGGNPVIPLVADLTKAVGEEYGPYVHRGATSQDVLDTATMLVAARTLDLLLPELGRTERALAALAAGHRDTAMPGRTLTQHAVPTTFGLKAAGWRTLVLDARDRITAVRDALPAQLGGAAGTLAAFGAYGAADPTVLSAAYARELGLRAPELPWHTLRTPVADLAGCLAFAAGALGKIAADVLTLSRTEIGEVAEGSGGGSSAMPHKANPVRSTLIAAAARRAPQLAATLYGSLAAGDERPAGAWHAEWEPLRDLLRLTGGAARDAAELTEGLRVRPDAMRAHLGLTHGLIVSERLSAELAPVLGRARARALLAELAERTFAEDRTLGELLADVPELSGLDLDALTDPARYTGSAGALTDRALERR, via the coding sequence GTGACATCAGCTCCCGAAGCTCCCGGCACGGGCCTGCTCGCCCCCGGGTGGGCGGGCTCACCGGCCGCCGACGCGACCGACGACCGCGCCTGGCTGCGGGCGCTGCTCGACGCGGAGTCGGCCCTGACCCGGGCTCAGGCGGGGCTGGGCCTCGCCCCCGCCGAGGCGGCGAGCGCGGTGACCGAGGCGGCCGACCCGGCCCGTTTCGACGTGCGCTCGCTGGCCGAGCGAGCCCGGGACGGCGGGAACCCGGTCATCCCGCTGGTGGCCGACCTGACGAAGGCGGTCGGCGAGGAGTACGGGCCGTACGTGCACCGGGGGGCGACCAGCCAGGACGTCCTGGACACCGCGACGATGCTGGTCGCCGCCCGCACCCTGGACCTGCTGCTGCCCGAACTCGGCCGTACGGAGCGGGCGCTGGCCGCGCTCGCCGCCGGGCACCGGGACACCGCGATGCCGGGGCGGACGCTGACCCAGCACGCCGTGCCGACGACCTTCGGGCTGAAGGCGGCCGGCTGGCGCACGCTCGTCCTCGACGCGCGCGACCGGATCACCGCCGTACGCGACGCCCTGCCCGCCCAGCTCGGGGGCGCGGCGGGGACCCTGGCCGCCTTCGGGGCGTACGGCGCGGCCGACCCGACCGTGCTGTCGGCGGCGTACGCCCGCGAACTGGGGTTGCGGGCACCCGAGTTGCCCTGGCACACGCTGCGCACCCCGGTCGCCGACCTGGCCGGGTGCCTCGCCTTCGCCGCCGGGGCGCTCGGGAAGATCGCCGCGGACGTGCTGACGCTGTCCCGCACCGAGATCGGTGAGGTCGCCGAGGGCAGCGGCGGCGGGTCGTCGGCGATGCCGCACAAGGCCAATCCCGTACGGTCCACACTGATCGCGGCGGCCGCCCGGCGCGCGCCGCAGCTCGCGGCCACGCTGTACGGGTCGCTGGCCGCCGGGGACGAGCGGCCGGCCGGGGCCTGGCACGCCGAGTGGGAGCCGCTGCGGGACCTGCTGCGGCTGACCGGCGGCGCCGCCCGGGACGCCGCCGAACTGACCGAGGGGCTGCGGGTGCGCCCGGACGCGATGCGCGCGCACCTCGGCCTCACCCACGGGCTGATCGTGTCCGAGCGGCTCTCGGCCGAACTGGCGCCGGTGCTGGGACGGGCCCGCGCCAGGGCGCTGCTCGCCGAGCTGGCCGAGCGGACCTTCGCCGAGGACCGCACCCTGGGCGAACTGCTCGCCGACGTACCGGAGTTGTCCGGGCTCGACCTAGACGCTCTGACCGACCCCGCCCGTTACACCGGCTCCGCCGGAGCCCTGACCGACCGTGCTCTGGAGCGACGTTGA
- a CDS encoding thiolase family protein, whose amino-acid sequence MKDVYIVDAVRTPFGKYNGSLAGVRPDDLAAHAIRELLARTPALDPARIEDVYVGNANGAGEENRNVARMAGLLAGLPTSVPGVSVNRLCASGLEAVIQAARAIALGDASIALAGGVESMTRAPYVLPKPDRAFPAGHTEMYSTTLGWRMVNPRMDPQWTIPLGESAELIADKHGITREQQDEYALASHRKAARARADGLFDGEITPVPVPRRKGGPVDFASDECVRPDASPEGMAKLKPSFRTTDGTVTAGNASPLNDGAAALLLVDEEGLKATGREPLARVRATGVSATDPHYFGLAPVEAVNRALAKAGRAFADLDVLELNEAFAAQVLGCVAEWPEFDPAVLNPRGGAIALGHPLGASGARLAGTVAHQLARKGTGTGVATLCIGVGQGLALVLDR is encoded by the coding sequence GTGAAGGACGTCTACATCGTCGACGCGGTCCGCACCCCGTTCGGCAAGTACAACGGCTCCCTGGCCGGCGTACGCCCCGACGACCTGGCCGCACACGCCATCCGTGAACTCCTCGCCCGCACCCCCGCTCTGGACCCCGCCCGGATCGAGGACGTGTACGTCGGCAACGCCAACGGCGCCGGCGAGGAGAACCGCAACGTCGCCCGTATGGCGGGACTGCTGGCCGGCCTGCCCACCAGCGTCCCCGGCGTGAGCGTGAACCGGCTGTGCGCCTCCGGCCTCGAGGCGGTGATCCAGGCCGCGCGGGCCATCGCCCTCGGCGACGCGTCGATCGCCCTCGCGGGCGGCGTGGAGTCGATGACCCGGGCGCCGTACGTGCTGCCCAAGCCGGACCGGGCCTTCCCCGCCGGGCACACCGAGATGTACTCCACCACCCTCGGCTGGCGCATGGTCAACCCGAGGATGGACCCGCAGTGGACCATCCCGCTCGGGGAGTCGGCGGAGCTGATCGCGGACAAGCACGGGATCACCCGCGAGCAGCAGGACGAGTACGCCCTCGCCTCCCACCGCAAGGCCGCCCGCGCGCGGGCCGACGGCCTGTTCGACGGCGAGATCACGCCCGTCCCGGTACCGCGGCGCAAGGGCGGCCCGGTGGACTTCGCCTCAGACGAGTGCGTACGCCCGGACGCCTCCCCGGAGGGGATGGCGAAGCTCAAGCCGTCCTTCCGCACCACCGACGGCACCGTGACCGCGGGGAACGCCTCCCCGCTCAACGACGGCGCCGCCGCCCTCCTCCTGGTCGACGAGGAGGGCCTGAAGGCCACCGGCCGCGAGCCGCTCGCCCGGGTCCGGGCCACCGGCGTCTCGGCGACCGACCCGCACTACTTCGGACTCGCCCCCGTCGAAGCCGTGAACCGCGCCCTCGCCAAGGCCGGCCGCGCCTTCGCCGACCTCGACGTCCTGGAACTCAACGAAGCGTTCGCCGCCCAGGTGCTGGGCTGCGTCGCCGAGTGGCCCGAGTTCGACCCCGCGGTCCTCAACCCCCGGGGCGGGGCCATCGCGCTGGGCCACCCGCTGGGCGCCTCCGGTGCCCGCCTCGCCGGCACCGTCGCCCACCAGCTCGCCCGCAAGGGCACCGGCACCGGCGTCGCCACCCTCTGCATCGGCGTCGGCCAGGGCCTCGCCCTCGTCCTCGACCGCTAG
- the pcaG gene encoding protocatechuate 3,4-dioxygenase subunit alpha produces the protein MTKTDTSSPENVPPTPSHTVGPFYGYALPFRGGEDIAPAGHPDTITVHGYVYDGEGEPLPDALLEVWGPDPAGELPTVDGSMRRDPASGGFLGRNGVEFTGFGRIQTDANGHWYARTLRPGARGNSAPYVSVCVFARGLLVHLFTRIYLPGDEAVLAADPLLSRVAAERRDTLVAADEGNGTYRFDIRLQGEGETVFLEFQ, from the coding sequence ATGACGAAGACCGACACCAGCAGCCCGGAGAACGTGCCGCCCACGCCGTCGCACACGGTCGGCCCGTTCTACGGGTACGCGCTGCCCTTCCGCGGCGGCGAGGACATCGCGCCCGCCGGGCACCCGGACACGATCACCGTGCACGGGTACGTGTACGACGGCGAGGGCGAACCGCTGCCGGACGCGCTCCTGGAGGTGTGGGGGCCGGACCCGGCCGGCGAGCTGCCTACCGTCGACGGCTCGATGCGGCGCGACCCGGCCTCCGGTGGCTTCCTCGGCCGCAACGGCGTGGAGTTCACCGGCTTCGGCCGCATCCAGACCGACGCGAACGGCCACTGGTACGCGCGGACGCTGCGCCCCGGGGCGCGCGGGAACAGCGCGCCGTACGTCAGCGTGTGCGTCTTCGCGCGGGGGCTGCTCGTGCACCTGTTCACCCGGATCTACCTGCCGGGCGACGAGGCCGTGCTCGCCGCGGATCCGCTGCTGTCCCGGGTGGCCGCCGAGCGCCGCGACACGCTGGTCGCCGCGGACGAGGGCAACGGGACGTACCGTTTCGACATCCGCCTTCAGGGCGAAGGCGAGACGGTCTTCCTGGAGTTCCAGTGA
- a CDS encoding TetR/AcrR family transcriptional regulator, with protein MTSQAADRPEPVGLSRRSKITPEREQEFFDAVLEQIRSCGYDAVTMDGIAATTRCSKSTLYRQWKTKPQFVAAALRSHRRVRFADIDTGSLAEDLRQAARAAGEGAGKDTGLLQALGHAVMEDPELKGALREALVEPEIAALREILERGVARGEVPAGHPALEYVPAQLFGMLRIRPVVDGEQADAEYLVRFVEAVVLPALGLP; from the coding sequence ATGACGTCGCAGGCCGCGGACCGACCGGAACCGGTCGGCCTCTCGCGCCGCTCCAAGATCACGCCCGAGCGTGAGCAGGAGTTCTTCGACGCCGTGCTCGAACAGATCCGGTCCTGCGGCTATGACGCCGTCACCATGGACGGCATCGCCGCCACCACCCGGTGCAGCAAGTCCACGCTCTACCGGCAGTGGAAGACCAAGCCCCAGTTCGTGGCCGCGGCACTGCGCTCCCACCGCCGGGTGCGCTTCGCGGACATCGACACCGGGTCGCTCGCCGAGGACCTGCGCCAGGCGGCCCGGGCCGCGGGCGAGGGGGCGGGCAAGGACACGGGGCTGCTCCAGGCGCTCGGCCACGCGGTCATGGAGGACCCGGAACTCAAGGGCGCGCTGCGCGAGGCGCTCGTCGAGCCGGAGATCGCCGCGCTCCGCGAGATCCTCGAGCGGGGCGTCGCCCGGGGCGAGGTCCCGGCCGGCCACCCGGCGCTGGAGTACGTGCCGGCGCAGCTCTTCGGCATGCTGCGGATCCGGCCCGTCGTCGACGGCGAGCAGGCGGACGCGGAGTACCTCGTCCGGTTCGTGGAGGCCGTCGTGCTGCCGGCGCTCGGCCTCCCCTGA
- a CDS encoding phosphocholine-specific phospholipase C: MPEVNRRRFLQLAGATTAFSALSASIERAAALPANHRSGTIEDVEHIVVLMQENRSFDHYFGRLRGVRGFGDPHPVALDGGRSVWHQRKGDGTEVLPFHPQADDLGMQFLEGLPHGWSDGQDAYHDGKYDRWLPAKGTTTMVYLTREDIPFHYALADTFTVCDAYHCSFIGSTDPNRYYMWSGHTGNDGTGGGPVLGNDELGYDWTTYPERLEEAGVSWKICQDIGDGLDAAGHWGWIDDAYRGNYGDNSLLYFNKYRNARPGDPWYDKARTGTDVKSGDGYFDRLRADVKAGRLPKISWITAPEAFSEHSNWPSNYGAWYISQVLDALTANPAVWAKTALFITYDENDGFFDHVVPPLPPKSAARGRSTVDVSLDVFEGSGTHREGLYGLGPRVPMLVVSPWSKGGFVCSETFDHTSLIRFMEHRFGVREPGISPWRRAICGDLTAAFDFSRKDSRPADLPDTDAYEPPDRERHPDYRPTPPADPDMPRQERGLRPARPLRYAPHVDGAVDTAAGKFTLAFASGARAAAAFLVTSGNRTDGPWTYTTEAGKTIADTWNSVYSDGSYDLTVHGPNGFLRVFRGPNRTAGPEVTARHTGDDVRLTLTNTGSGPVRLRVVDAYEGRSGTLTVRPGATVHHTVDLARSKRWYDLTVTCESDPAFQRRFAGHVENGRPGVSDPAIITD; this comes from the coding sequence ATGCCCGAAGTCAACCGGCGCAGATTCCTCCAACTCGCGGGCGCCACGACGGCGTTCAGCGCGCTCTCGGCAAGTATCGAGCGCGCCGCCGCGCTCCCGGCGAACCACCGCTCCGGGACCATCGAGGATGTCGAGCACATCGTCGTCCTGATGCAGGAGAACCGTTCGTTCGACCACTACTTCGGCAGGCTGCGCGGCGTCCGCGGCTTCGGCGACCCGCACCCGGTGGCCCTGGACGGCGGCAGGTCGGTGTGGCACCAGCGCAAGGGCGACGGCACGGAGGTGCTGCCGTTCCACCCGCAGGCGGACGACCTCGGCATGCAGTTCCTGGAGGGGCTGCCGCACGGCTGGTCCGACGGCCAGGACGCCTACCACGACGGCAAGTACGACCGCTGGCTGCCCGCCAAGGGCACCACCACCATGGTGTACCTGACGCGCGAGGACATCCCCTTCCACTACGCGCTCGCCGACACCTTCACCGTCTGCGACGCCTACCACTGCTCCTTCATCGGCTCCACCGACCCCAACCGCTACTACATGTGGTCGGGCCACACGGGCAACGATGGCACGGGCGGCGGCCCGGTCCTCGGCAACGACGAGCTGGGCTACGACTGGACGACGTACCCCGAGCGGCTGGAGGAGGCCGGGGTCTCCTGGAAGATCTGCCAGGACATCGGCGACGGCCTGGACGCGGCCGGCCACTGGGGCTGGATCGACGACGCCTACCGCGGCAACTACGGCGACAACTCCCTGCTGTACTTCAACAAGTACCGGAACGCGAGGCCCGGCGACCCCTGGTACGACAAGGCCCGCACCGGCACCGACGTGAAGAGCGGCGACGGGTACTTCGACCGGCTCCGCGCCGACGTCAAGGCCGGACGACTGCCGAAGATCTCCTGGATAACCGCTCCCGAGGCCTTCTCCGAGCACTCCAACTGGCCGTCGAACTACGGCGCCTGGTACATCTCCCAGGTCCTGGACGCGCTCACCGCCAACCCGGCGGTGTGGGCGAAGACCGCCCTGTTCATCACGTACGACGAGAACGACGGCTTCTTCGACCACGTGGTGCCGCCGCTGCCGCCGAAGTCCGCCGCGCGGGGCCGGTCCACCGTCGACGTCTCCCTGGACGTCTTCGAGGGGAGCGGGACCCACCGCGAGGGCCTCTACGGGCTCGGTCCCCGCGTGCCCATGCTGGTCGTCTCACCCTGGAGCAAGGGCGGCTTCGTCTGCTCCGAGACCTTCGACCACACCTCGCTCATCCGGTTCATGGAGCACCGCTTCGGTGTGCGCGAGCCGGGCATCTCGCCGTGGCGGCGCGCGATCTGCGGCGACCTGACCGCCGCCTTCGACTTCTCCCGGAAGGACAGCCGTCCGGCCGACCTGCCGGACACCGACGCCTACGAGCCGCCGGACCGCGAACGCCATCCGGACTACCGCCCGACGCCACCCGCCGACCCGGACATGCCCCGGCAGGAACGCGGCCTGCGCCCCGCCCGCCCGTTGCGGTACGCCCCGCACGTGGACGGCGCCGTGGACACGGCGGCCGGGAAGTTCACGCTCGCCTTCGCCTCCGGTGCCAGGGCCGCGGCCGCCTTCCTCGTCACCTCCGGCAACCGCACCGACGGCCCCTGGACATACACCACCGAGGCCGGCAAGACCATCGCGGACACCTGGAACTCGGTCTACTCGGACGGCTCCTACGACCTGACCGTGCACGGTCCCAACGGCTTCCTGCGCGTCTTCCGGGGACCCAACAGGACCGCCGGACCCGAGGTCACCGCCCGGCACACCGGCGACGACGTCCGGCTGACCCTCACCAACACCGGGTCCGGCCCGGTCCGTCTCCGGGTCGTCGACGCCTACGAAGGCCGGAGCGGAACGCTCACCGTGCGTCCCGGCGCCACCGTGCACCACACCGTCGACCTCGCGCGGAGCAAGCGCTGGTACGACCTGACGGTCACCTGTGAGTCCGACCCGGCCTTCCAGCGGCGCTTCGCCGGACACGTGGAGAACGGGCGGCCGGGGGTGAGCGACCCGGCGATCATCACGGACTGA
- a CDS encoding aromatic ring-hydroxylating dioxygenase subunit alpha, with amino-acid sequence MPHMTAFARNQWYVAAYGHEVGRELLGRTILGETLVLYRTEEEGTPVVLHDRCVHRRYPLSEAPTRLDGDRIVCGYHGFTYDTTGTCVYVPGQKRVPRTARVASYPVVERDSLVWVWIGDPALADPGAVPRARHLDSPGWVTVRGMEPIDADYGLLVDNLLDLSHETYLHGGYIGTPEVAQTPITTEVDEGAGIVRVSRHMDDAECPPFYAESTGIRGRIDRWQDIEYHAPCLYVLHSRVAPTGVVPQADGSDPDGFHTEITYAITPSGDGKVYDFWAVSRDWATDDAEVTEFLRENNRTVVMQDVEALNLLQRTLGTERTGYQELSINIDTGGLAARRILARLVEEGDKPAERAAR; translated from the coding sequence ATGCCGCACATGACCGCCTTCGCCAGGAACCAGTGGTACGTCGCCGCCTACGGTCACGAGGTCGGCCGCGAGTTGCTGGGTCGGACGATCCTCGGTGAGACGCTCGTCCTGTACCGCACCGAGGAGGAGGGGACGCCGGTCGTCCTGCACGACCGCTGCGTACACCGCCGCTATCCGCTGTCCGAGGCGCCCACGCGACTCGACGGCGACCGGATCGTGTGCGGGTACCACGGGTTCACGTACGACACGACCGGCACCTGCGTGTACGTGCCGGGCCAAAAGCGCGTCCCGCGCACCGCCCGCGTCGCCTCCTACCCGGTCGTCGAACGGGATTCGCTGGTGTGGGTCTGGATCGGCGACCCGGCACTGGCCGACCCCGGGGCCGTTCCGCGCGCCCGGCACCTGGACTCCCCCGGCTGGGTCACGGTCCGCGGCATGGAGCCGATCGACGCCGACTACGGACTGCTGGTCGACAACCTCCTCGACCTCTCCCACGAGACCTATCTGCACGGCGGCTACATCGGCACGCCCGAGGTCGCCCAGACGCCGATCACCACGGAGGTCGACGAGGGTGCCGGGATCGTCCGGGTGAGCCGGCACATGGACGACGCCGAGTGCCCGCCGTTCTACGCCGAGTCCACCGGCATCAGGGGGCGCATCGACCGGTGGCAGGACATCGAGTACCACGCGCCCTGTCTGTATGTGCTGCACAGCCGGGTCGCTCCGACCGGTGTGGTGCCGCAGGCGGACGGCAGCGACCCGGACGGCTTCCACACCGAGATCACCTACGCCATCACCCCGTCCGGCGACGGCAAGGTCTACGACTTCTGGGCGGTCTCGCGGGACTGGGCGACGGACGACGCCGAGGTCACCGAGTTCCTCCGGGAGAACAACCGCACGGTCGTCATGCAGGACGTCGAGGCGCTCAACCTGCTCCAGCGCACGCTCGGCACCGAACGCACCGGCTACCAGGAGCTGAGCATCAACATCGACACCGGCGGCCTCGCCGCCCGCCGCATCCTCGCCCGGCTGGTCGAGGAGGGCGACAAGCCGGCCGAGCGGGCGGCCCGGTGA
- the pcaH gene encoding protocatechuate 3,4-dioxygenase subunit beta — translation MTLTQHDIDAEIAAEHAAYEKRVADGAPVEHHPRRDYAPYRSSVLRHPKQPPITVDVTKDPELVELSSPAFGERDITGIDSDLTRQHTGEPVGERITVSGRLLDRNGKPVRGQLVEIWQANSAGRYAHQREQHDAPLDPNFTGVGRTLTDDDGCYRFTTVQPGPYPWRNHVNAWRPAHIHFSVFGSAFTQRLVTQMYFPNDPLFPYDPILQSVTDDAARQRLIATYDHSLSVPEFSLGYHWDIVLDGPNATWIEEGR, via the coding sequence ATGACTCTCACCCAGCACGACATCGACGCGGAGATCGCGGCCGAGCACGCCGCCTACGAGAAGCGGGTCGCCGACGGCGCGCCCGTCGAGCACCACCCGCGCCGCGACTACGCCCCGTACCGCTCCTCGGTACTGCGCCACCCCAAGCAGCCGCCGATCACCGTCGACGTCACCAAGGACCCCGAGCTGGTGGAGCTGTCCTCCCCCGCCTTCGGGGAACGGGACATCACCGGGATCGACAGCGACCTGACCCGGCAGCACACCGGGGAGCCGGTCGGTGAGCGCATCACCGTCTCCGGCCGGCTGCTCGACCGGAACGGCAAGCCCGTGCGCGGCCAGCTCGTGGAGATCTGGCAGGCGAACTCGGCCGGCCGCTACGCGCACCAGCGCGAGCAGCACGACGCGCCGCTCGACCCGAACTTCACCGGCGTGGGCCGCACCCTGACCGACGACGACGGCTGCTACCGCTTCACCACCGTCCAGCCGGGCCCGTACCCGTGGCGCAACCACGTCAACGCCTGGCGCCCGGCCCACATCCACTTCTCGGTGTTCGGCTCGGCCTTCACGCAGCGGCTCGTGACGCAGATGTACTTCCCGAACGACCCGCTGTTCCCGTACGACCCGATCCTGCAGTCCGTGACGGACGACGCCGCCCGGCAGCGGCTGATCGCGACGTACGACCACAGCCTGTCCGTGCCCGAGTTCTCCCTCGGCTACCACTGGGACATCGTGCTCGACGGCCCGAACGCCACCTGGATCGAAGAAGGACGCTGA
- a CDS encoding phosphatase PAP2 family protein — MNARTEPAEAEPDAPARPPLVRELLLVAGLFLAYKVGRRLATGHTAEAFRNAHHVWDRERALGLPDEGTVQSLLLHGDTLVHAANTYYATVHFPATAAFLVWLYLRRPAHYVWARRVLAALTGAALVLHLLFPLAPPRMLGGTGLIDTARIYGPSVYGPPSTDQLSNQFAAMPSLHFGWALMLAVGLIAATRSRLRWLWLLHPLLTLLVIVGTANHYWLDVIVAAAMLALALAVARPPHRPRCTVPRPRRPESGRPAAGRHDLVGAGR, encoded by the coding sequence ATGAATGCCCGCACCGAGCCTGCAGAAGCGGAGCCGGACGCGCCCGCGCGCCCACCGCTCGTCCGTGAGCTCCTGCTCGTGGCAGGGCTCTTCCTCGCGTACAAGGTCGGCCGGCGGCTCGCCACGGGCCACACCGCCGAGGCCTTCCGCAACGCCCACCACGTGTGGGACCGGGAACGCGCGCTCGGGCTGCCCGACGAGGGCACGGTGCAGTCCCTGCTGCTGCACGGCGACACCCTGGTACACGCGGCGAACACCTACTACGCGACCGTCCACTTCCCGGCCACCGCGGCCTTCCTGGTCTGGCTCTACCTGCGGCGGCCGGCGCACTACGTCTGGGCCCGCCGGGTACTGGCCGCGCTGACCGGCGCCGCGCTGGTGCTGCACCTCCTCTTCCCGCTCGCGCCGCCGCGCATGCTGGGCGGCACCGGCCTGATCGACACGGCCCGGATCTACGGTCCCTCGGTGTACGGTCCGCCGAGCACCGACCAGTTGTCGAACCAGTTCGCGGCGATGCCCTCGCTGCACTTCGGCTGGGCGCTGATGCTGGCGGTCGGGCTGATCGCCGCGACGCGGTCGCGCCTGCGGTGGCTGTGGCTGCTGCATCCGCTGCTCACGCTGCTGGTGATCGTGGGCACCGCGAACCACTACTGGCTCGACGTGATCGTGGCGGCGGCCATGCTCGCCCTCGCCCTCGCGGTGGCCCGCCCGCCGCACCGGCCGCGGTGCACCGTGCCCCGGCCGCGCCGGCCTGAGTCCGGGCGGCCCGCGGCGGGGCGGCACGACCTGGTGGGGGCGGGCCGGTGA
- the pcaD gene encoding 3-oxoadipate enol-lactonase, with translation MLDHLAEGPASAPPLLLGPSLGTSYALWDKVAPELSIGHRVIRWNLPGHGGSAAELIGPGATVGDLAGLVLALADSLGVERFAYAGVSLGGAVGLHLAVHHPERVSSLAVVCSSAHFNGAKAWEERAALVRAEGLAKLAASADERWFTPGFTVPELVRDHRHADPGAYAACCDALAAFDLRDRLGEISAPTLLIAGRQDPATPPAHLREIADAVPDATLTELPGASHLAPAERPEAVLTALRAHFDGGAERGMAVRREVLGDAHVDRAQGRQTPFTARFQDFISRYAWGEIWTDETLSRRERSMITLTALVAHGHYEELAMHVRAARRNGLTPDEIGAVLLQTAVYCGVPAANSAFAAAQRVLAEEDGTTV, from the coding sequence ATGCTCGACCACCTGGCCGAAGGCCCCGCCTCCGCTCCCCCGCTGCTGCTCGGGCCCTCGCTGGGCACCTCGTACGCCCTGTGGGACAAGGTGGCGCCCGAGCTGTCCATCGGGCACCGGGTGATCCGCTGGAACCTGCCGGGGCACGGGGGTTCGGCGGCGGAGCTGATCGGGCCGGGCGCCACCGTCGGCGACCTCGCCGGCCTGGTGCTCGCGCTGGCCGACTCGCTCGGGGTGGAGCGGTTCGCCTACGCCGGGGTGTCGCTGGGCGGCGCGGTGGGTCTGCATCTGGCCGTGCATCACCCGGAGCGGGTGTCGTCGCTGGCCGTCGTCTGCTCGTCGGCGCACTTCAACGGCGCGAAGGCCTGGGAGGAGCGGGCCGCGCTGGTGCGCGCGGAGGGGCTGGCGAAACTCGCGGCGAGTGCGGACGAGCGGTGGTTCACGCCCGGGTTCACCGTGCCGGAGCTGGTGCGGGACCACCGGCACGCCGATCCGGGGGCGTACGCGGCCTGCTGCGACGCGCTGGCCGCGTTCGACCTGCGGGACCGGCTCGGCGAGATCTCCGCGCCGACGCTGCTGATCGCGGGCCGTCAGGACCCGGCGACGCCGCCCGCGCATCTGCGGGAGATCGCCGACGCGGTGCCGGACGCGACGCTGACCGAGCTGCCGGGGGCCTCGCACCTGGCGCCGGCGGAGCGGCCCGAGGCGGTGCTGACCGCGCTGCGGGCGCACTTCGACGGCGGTGCCGAGCGGGGCATGGCGGTGCGGCGCGAGGTGCTCGGGGACGCGCACGTGGACCGGGCGCAGGGGAGGCAGACCCCGTTCACCGCCCGCTTCCAGGACTTCATCTCCCGTTACGCCTGGGGCGAGATCTGGACGGACGAGACCCTCTCGCGCCGCGAGCGCAGCATGATCACGCTGACGGCGCTGGTCGCGCACGGCCACTACGAGGAGCTGGCCATGCATGTGCGGGCGGCGCGCCGCAACGGCCTGACGCCGGACGAGATCGGCGCGGTGCTGCTGCAGACGGCGGTGTACTGCGGGGTGCCGGCCGCGAACTCGGCTTTCGCGGCGGCCCAGCGGGTGCTGGCCGAGGAGGACGGCACCACCGTCTGA
- a CDS encoding DUF2510 domain-containing protein has translation MTQETPPGWYPDPGQKNDGPATERWWDGEAWTDQVRAAGPAAAWGPPAQTPARNAGPGPGPVHPGYPGLPVRSPSARRRGLRTGIAVAAAVAVLAGIGAGVYVLADDGSGGDSAGSSRQDRRDPGGRDDPGGGEGGESPAPDSPGGSEPPTIDSGSVTDPVSGISLPIPDGWSGRQLAVGATVTSDDSYKCPGDTSETCTKGGAYSAPAMVLGTKGDTAEAVAKADIEANADESYGGESYGGITSHEELASKAVTVAGQKGYLVRWKAVTKEGADGYVESLALPSPADPERIVVVRFGVDVGEQQTVIDEITEGIEVDSTGGGGTGQDV, from the coding sequence ATGACGCAGGAGACTCCTCCCGGGTGGTACCCGGACCCCGGACAGAAGAATGACGGTCCCGCCACCGAGCGCTGGTGGGACGGCGAGGCGTGGACGGACCAGGTCCGTGCCGCGGGGCCGGCCGCCGCGTGGGGGCCTCCTGCGCAGACGCCGGCGCGGAACGCCGGGCCCGGGCCCGGTCCCGTGCACCCGGGTTATCCGGGGCTTCCCGTACGGTCGCCGTCCGCGCGGCGGCGCGGACTGCGCACCGGCATAGCCGTCGCGGCCGCCGTGGCCGTGCTGGCCGGCATCGGGGCCGGGGTGTACGTGCTGGCCGACGACGGTTCGGGCGGCGACAGCGCGGGGTCCTCGCGGCAGGACCGGCGTGACCCAGGCGGCCGGGACGACCCGGGCGGCGGTGAGGGCGGGGAGTCGCCCGCGCCCGACTCCCCGGGCGGGTCCGAACCGCCCACGATCGACAGCGGGTCGGTGACGGACCCGGTGAGCGGGATCAGCCTGCCCATCCCGGACGGCTGGTCCGGCCGGCAGTTGGCGGTCGGCGCGACGGTGACGTCGGACGACAGCTACAAGTGCCCCGGCGACACCTCCGAGACCTGCACCAAGGGCGGCGCCTACTCGGCTCCCGCGATGGTGCTGGGCACCAAGGGCGACACCGCGGAGGCGGTGGCGAAGGCCGACATCGAGGCGAACGCCGATGAGTCCTACGGCGGCGAGTCCTACGGCGGGATCACCTCGCACGAGGAACTGGCCTCCAAGGCGGTCACGGTCGCCGGGCAGAAGGGCTACCTGGTCCGCTGGAAGGCGGTCACCAAGGAGGGCGCCGACGGCTACGTCGAGTCGCTCGCCCTCCCCTCCCCCGCCGACCCCGAGCGCATCGTCGTGGTCCGCTTCGGTGTCGACGTGGGCGAGCAGCAGACGGTCATCGACGAGATCACCGAGGGCATCGAGGTGGACTCCACCGGCGGGGGCGGCACCGGACAGGACGTCTGA